In Aspergillus flavus chromosome 3, complete sequence, one genomic interval encodes:
- a CDS encoding putative MFS monosaccharide transporter (sugar transporter), producing MGDAVAPNALADTTRVEAPVTFKTYMMCAFAAFGGIFFGYDSGYINGVMGMSYFIQEFEGLVSLDPATTDSDHFVVSSWKKSLITSILSAGTFFGALIAGDLADWFGRRITIVSGCAIFIVGVVLQTASTTVALLVVGRLIAGFGVGFVSAIIILYMSEIAPRKVRGAIVSGYQFCITIGLMLASCVDYATQNRTDSGSYRIPIGIQIAWALILGGGLLMLPESPRYFVRKGQLDKASHVLARVRGQPEDSEYIKQELAEIVANNEYEMQAMPQGGYFTTWLNCFRGSLFHPNSNLRRTVLGTSLQMMQQWTGVNFVFYFGTTFFTSLGTISNPFLISMITTIVNVCSTPVSFYTMEKVGRRPLLLWGALGMVICQFIVAITGTVVGDKGGNNAAVSAEISFICIYIFFFASTWGPGAWVVIGEIFPLPIRSRGVALSTASNWLWNCIIAVITPYMVDQDKGDLKSKVFFIWGSLCACAFLYTYFLIPETKGLTLEQVDKMMEETTPRTSAKWKPHTTFAADMGLTEKDITDKVHVAHREV from the exons ATGGGTGACGCTGTAGCTCCAAACGCCCTCGCCGATACCACGCGAGTGGAGGCACCCGTCACCTTCAAGACGTATATGATGTGTGCCTTTGCAGCCTTTGGTGGTATCTTCTTCGGTTATGATTCCGGTTATATCAACGGTGTCATGGGCATGAGTTATTTCATCCAAGAATTTGAAGGCTTGGTCAGTCTT GATCCTGCCACCACCGACTCGGATCATTTCGTTGTCTCATCGTGGAAGAAATCCTTGATCACATCCATCTTGTCGGCAGGTACATTCTTCGGTGCTTTGATTGCTGGTGATCTTGCGGACTGGTTTGGACGTCGCATCACCATCGTCTCCGGTTGTGCTATCTTCATCGTTGGTGTCGTTTTGCAGACCGCATCAACCACCGTAGCTCTTCTCGTAGTGGGACGTTTGATTGCGGGATTCGGTGTCGGTTTTGTATCGGCCATCATTATCCTGTACATGTCAGAGATTGCTCCTCGCAAGGTCCGCGGTGCCATTGTGTCGGGTTACCAGTTCTGTATCACCATTGGTCTGATGCTGGCTTCTTGTGTCGACTATGCCACTCAGAATCGCACTGACTCCGGTTCCTATCGCATTCCAATTGGCATTCAGATTGCTTGGGCCCTCATCCTCGGTGGGGGGTTGCTCATGCTACCTGAATCGCCCCGTTATTTCGTCAGAAAGGGCCAGCTCGACAAGGCGTCCCATGTCCTCGCTCGTGTCCGTGGCCAGCCCGAGGATTCGGAGTATATCAAGCAGGAGCTAGCAGAGATCGTTGCCAACAACGAATACGAGATGCAAGCGATGCCCCAGGGTGGCTACTTCACCACCTGGCTGAACTGCTTCCGTGGAAGTCTGTTCCACCCCAACAGCAACCTCCGCCGTACCGTCCTAGGTACTTCTCTTCAGATGATGCAGCA ATGGACCGGTGTCAACTTCGTGTTCTACTTCGGTACCACGTTCTTCACCTCC CTCGGAACAATTTCGAATCCCTTCCTGATTAGCATGATCACCACCATCGTCAATGTTTGCTCGACTCCCGTCTCATTCTACACCATGGAGAAGGTCGGACGTCGTCCCCTGCTGTTGTGGGGTGCTCTGGGCATGGTTATCTGCCAGTTTATTGTCGCCATTACCGGTACCGTCGTCGGTGACAAGGGCGGCAACAACGCTGCGGTCAGCGCGGAGATCTCTTTCATCTGCATTtacatcttcttcttcgccagcaCCTGGGGTCCTGGCGCCTGGGTTGTCATCGGCGAGATCTTCCCTCTGCCCATTCGTTCGCGCGGTGTGGCTCTGTCCACTGCGTCTAACTGGCTTTGGAACTGC ATCATCGCCGTCATCACTCCATACATGGTTGACCAGGACAAGGGCGATCTCAAGTCCAAGGTGTTCTTCATCTGGGGATCCCTCTGCGCCTGCGCCTTCCTCTACACCTACTTCCTCATCCCCGAGACCAAGGGACTCACCCTCGAGCAGGTCGacaagatgatggaggagacCACGCCACGGACCTCTGCCAAGTGGAAGCCTCACACCACCTTCGCCGCCGACATGGGACTCACCGAGAAGGACATCACCGACAAAGTCCACGTCGCCCACCGGGAAGTCTAA